In one window of Armatimonadota bacterium DNA:
- a CDS encoding NapC/NirT family cytochrome c, protein MRAIARKIWRWLRAGITRRVTIPWVCWRIPVGIILAVIVVLGMGTGVALHETSRPVFCLSCHEMGLPVSTWRISTHHDVPCAECHIMPGTINMFRSKVAALRQVYLHVRGPVQSSAIQAHVPDANCKACHPRTRELVVYHTIQITHQAHWDRGTKCTFCHGEMVHGPQPAFGNPPRMETCYKCHDGERAPNECSTCHIVLGQRSPVTFRPEWVEAHKENIRQHGESCSRCHRSTFCDNCHRTADPHAADWVAVHPKEFRAKPKSCRVCHALPGEGEEMSFCKDCHALRRAHSLDWVSTHPEGFKRDPKDCARCHEERFCADCHAIYRHHPDDWLRTHPAQARAKPDGCRVCHTEQYCGRCHQQAVPKTHDAQWRQQHGAAVNAGEGDCVVCHRPDFCQTCHRSQAGRPRSHDPQWSRTHGTTALTGEAACRICHESSYCESCHRLPMPHPQGWSDGHRPAAKRDRSVCARCHNENFCVGCHRSTQPKSHQDGWVARHGTQAKADAKTCRTCHTDSLCLACHRGVRMPHPTDWPAAHGSQAATPEKRQQCAACHAALYCTKCHGVAMPHPDDWAGDHGAQAAASPSTCGKCHRADHNDCATCHAALAPSDHESPDWKSEHGNVGAGNMDLCALCHGEDSCTECHAQTSARPRQKGTPRHG, encoded by the coding sequence ATGAGAGCGATCGCACGAAAAATATGGCGCTGGCTGCGGGCCGGGATAACGCGGCGCGTCACGATACCATGGGTTTGCTGGCGCATCCCGGTGGGCATCATCCTGGCCGTTATCGTCGTCCTCGGCATGGGCACCGGAGTTGCCCTGCACGAGACGAGCCGGCCCGTGTTCTGCCTCTCATGCCACGAGATGGGGCTGCCGGTGAGCACCTGGCGCATCTCGACCCATCACGACGTCCCGTGTGCGGAATGCCATATCATGCCCGGCACGATCAACATGTTCCGCAGCAAAGTGGCGGCGTTGCGCCAGGTCTACCTGCATGTCCGCGGTCCCGTCCAGAGCTCCGCCATCCAGGCTCACGTGCCCGACGCCAACTGCAAGGCGTGCCATCCGCGGACGCGTGAACTCGTGGTCTATCACACGATCCAGATCACCCACCAGGCGCACTGGGATCGGGGCACCAAGTGCACGTTCTGCCATGGGGAGATGGTGCACGGACCGCAACCTGCTTTCGGGAATCCGCCGCGGATGGAGACGTGCTACAAGTGCCACGACGGCGAGCGCGCGCCCAACGAGTGCTCAACGTGCCATATCGTGCTGGGGCAGCGGAGCCCAGTCACTTTTCGTCCGGAGTGGGTTGAGGCGCACAAGGAGAATATCCGGCAGCACGGCGAGTCATGCAGCCGGTGTCATCGCTCGACCTTCTGCGACAACTGTCACCGCACCGCCGATCCACACGCTGCCGACTGGGTCGCTGTGCATCCCAAGGAATTCCGCGCCAAGCCCAAGAGCTGTCGCGTGTGCCACGCGCTGCCGGGCGAAGGCGAGGAGATGTCATTCTGCAAGGACTGCCATGCCCTGCGCCGGGCTCATAGCCTGGACTGGGTCAGCACTCATCCCGAGGGGTTCAAGCGGGATCCCAAGGACTGCGCCCGGTGCCACGAGGAGCGCTTCTGTGCGGATTGCCATGCCATCTACCGCCATCATCCCGACGACTGGCTGCGCACGCACCCGGCCCAGGCGCGCGCCAAGCCTGACGGTTGTCGAGTGTGCCATACCGAGCAGTACTGCGGCCGATGCCACCAGCAGGCGGTGCCGAAGACGCACGATGCGCAATGGCGACAGCAACATGGCGCAGCGGTCAACGCTGGGGAAGGTGACTGCGTCGTCTGCCACCGACCGGACTTCTGTCAGACTTGCCACAGATCCCAGGCCGGCCGGCCGCGCTCTCATGACCCGCAGTGGTCGCGGACACACGGAACGACGGCGCTGACCGGCGAAGCCGCGTGCCGCATTTGTCACGAAAGCTCCTACTGTGAATCGTGCCACCGCCTGCCGATGCCGCATCCGCAGGGCTGGTCGGACGGCCACCGGCCGGCGGCGAAGCGCGACCGGAGCGTGTGCGCGCGCTGCCACAACGAAAACTTCTGTGTCGGCTGCCACCGCAGCACGCAGCCCAAGTCACACCAGGACGGCTGGGTCGCGCGTCACGGCACCCAGGCAAAGGCCGACGCCAAGACGTGCAGGACGTGTCACACAGACAGTCTGTGTCTGGCGTGCCACCGCGGGGTCAGGATGCCTCACCCCACGGACTGGCCTGCCGCGCACGGCAGCCAGGCGGCAACCCCCGAGAAGCGGCAGCAGTGCGCAGCGTGCCACGCCGCGTTGTACTGCACGAAGTGCCATGGCGTGGCGATGCCTCATCCCGACGACTGGGCCGGCGACCACGGCGCTCAGGCGGCGGCATCCCCCTCGACCTGCGGGAAATGCCACCGTGCCGATCATAACGACTGCGCGACGTGTCACGCCGCGCTTGCGCCGTCCGACCACGAGTCGCCCGACTGGAAATCCGAGCATGGCAACGTCGGCGCGGGCAATATGGACCTGTGCGCACTGTGCCACGGAGAGGACAGCTGCACCGAATGCCATGCGCAGACATCCGCGCGTCCCCGCCAGAAGGGAACCCCCAGACATGGCTAG